From a single Sus scrofa isolate TJ Tabasco breed Duroc chromosome 13, Sscrofa11.1, whole genome shotgun sequence genomic region:
- the PWP2 gene encoding periodic tryptophan protein 2 homolog isoform X2: MKFAYRFSNLLGTVYRCGNLNFTCDGNSLISPVGNRVTVFDLKNNKSDTLPLATRYNIKCVGLSPDGRLAIIVDEGGDALLVSLVCRSVLHHFHFKGAVHSVAFSPDGRKFVVTKGNGAQLYHAPGRRREFNAFVLDKTYFGPYDETTCIDWTDDSKCFVVGSKDMSTWVFGAERWDNLIYYALGGHRDAIVACFFEADSLDVYTLSQDGALCVWQCDTPPAGLRLKAPSGWRADLQRREGDEDEEDNEEEERAVRGKAAPAAEEQQGKVRYSRLAKYFFNKEGDFNNLTAAAYHKKVHLLVTGFASGMFHLHELPEFNLIHSLSISDQRVASVAINSSGDWIAFGCSGLGQLLVWEWQSESYVLKQQGHFNSMVSLAYSPDGQYIVTGGDDGKVKVWNTLSGFCFITFTEHSSGVTGVTFTATGYVIVTSSMDGTVRAFDLHRYRNFRTFTSPRPTQFSCVAVDTSGEVVAAGAQDSFEIFIWSMQTGRLLDVLSGHEGPISGLCFNPTKSVLASASWDRTVRLWDMADSWRTTETLALTSDALAVTFRPDGAELAVATLNSQITFWDPENAVQTGSIEGRHDLKSGRKELDKITAKHSAKGKAFTALCYSADGQSVLAGGRSKFVCIYHVREQILRKRFEISGNLSLDAMEEFLNRRKMTEFGNLALIDQDAAEEAGVAIPLPGVKKGDMSSRHFKPEIRVTSLRFSPTGRCWAATTTEGLLIYSLDARMLFDPFELDTSVTPARVRAALRQRDFTRAILMAFRLNERKLLQEALESVPWDEVEVVSSSLPDLYVEKVLEFLASSLEVSHHLEFYLVWAQKLLMAHGQKLKARAGTLLPAVQFLQKSIQRHFDGLSKLCDWNRYSLRFALAVSQQRGLKRASEAPGSEEEADGSDEDDESLHLLGAGPGDADGLRP, translated from the exons ATGAAGTTCGCTTACCGG TTTTCCAATTTGCTGGGGACGGTCTACCGGTGTGGAAACTTAAATTTTACGtgtgatgggaattccctcatcAGTCCCGTGGGAAATAGAGTCACTGTGTTTGACCTTAAAAA CAACAAGTCGGACACTCTGCCCCTGGCCACGCGGTACAACATCAAGTGTGTGGGCCTGTCGCCCGATGGCCGCCTGGCCATCATTGTCGATGAAG GGGGCGACGCGCTGCTGGTCAGCCTGGTCTGCAGATCCGTGCTCCACCACTTCCACTTCAAGGGCGCCGTGCACAGCGTCGCCTTCTCCCCCGACGGCAG GAAATTTGTGGTCACAAAAGGGAACGGCGCTCAGCTGTACCACGCCCCGGGGAGGCGGCGCGAGTTCAACGCCTTCGTCCTGGACAAAACTTACTTTGGGCCCTACGATGAGACCACGTGCATCGACTGGACGGACGACTCCAA GTGCTTCGTGGTCGGGAGCAAAGACATGTCCACGTGGGTGTTCGGGGCCGAGCGCTGGGACAACCTCATCTACTACGCGCTGGGAGGCCACAGGGACGCCATCGTGGCCTGCTTCTTCGAGGCCGACAGCCTGGAC GTGTACACGCTCAGCCAGGACGGGGCCCTGTGTGTGTGGCAGTGTGACACCCCCCCTGCGGGCCTGAGGCTGAAAGCCCCCTCGGGCTGGAGGGCGGACCTGCAGCGGAGGGAGGGGGACGAGGACGAGGAGGACAacgaggaggaggagagggccgTCCGCGGGAAGGCGGCGCCGGCCGCCGAGGAGCAGCAGGGGAAAGTCAGATACTCGCGGCTGGCCAA GTACTTTTTTAATAAAGAAGGCGATTTTAACAACCTGACGGCCGCAGCGTATCACAAGAAGGTCCATCTCTTGGTCACCGGTTTTGCTTCCGGAATGTTCCACCTTCACGAGCTCCCGGAGTTCAACCTCATCCACTCCCTGAG CATCTCGGACCAGAGGGTGGCGTCCGTGGCCATCAACAGCTCCGGGGACTGGATCGCCTTTGGGTGCTCAG GCCTGGGCCAGCTGCTGGTGTGGGAGTGGCAGAGCGAGTCCTACGTGCTCAAGCAGCAGGGCCACTTCAACAGCATGGTGTCCCTGGCCTACTCCCCCGATGGGCAGTACATCGTGACCGGCGGGGACGACGGCAAG GTCAAGGTGTGGAACACCCTCAGTGGCTTCTGCTTCATCACTTTCACCGAGCACTCGAGCGGCGTCACCGGCGTGACCTTCACCGCCACCGGCTACGTCATCGTGACCTCTTCTATGGACGGGACCGTGCGCGCCTTTGACCTTCACAG GTACCGGAACTTCCGCACCTTCACGTCCCCGCGCCCCACCCAGTTCTCCTGCGTGGCCGTGGACACCAGCGGGGAGGTGGTTGCTGCGGGCGCCCAGGACTCCTTCGAGATCTTCATCTGGTCCATGCAGACGGGCAGGCTCCTTGAC GTGCTCTCCGGCCACGAGGGGCCCATCAGTGGTCTTTGCTTTAACCCCACGAAGTCGGTGCTGGCCAGCGCCTCCTGGGACAGGACAGTGCGCCTGTGGGACATGGCGGACAGCTGGAGGACCACGGAGACGCTGGCCCTGACCTCCGACG CTCTGGCCGTGACCTTTCGCCCCGACGGCGCAGAGCTGGCTGTGGCCACCCTGAACTCGCAGATCACCTTCTGGGATCCCGAGAACGCCGTGCAGACGGGCTCCATCGAGGGCAGGCACGACCTCAAGTCGGGCAGGAAAGAGCTGGACAAGATCACTGCCAAGCACTCGGCCAAGGGAAA GGCCTTCACCGCGCTGTGCTACTCGGCAGACGGCCAGAGCGTCCTGGCAGGAGGGAGGTCCAAGTTCGTGTGCATCTACCACGTCAGGGAGCAGATTCTCAGGAAGAGGTTCGAGATCTCCGGCAACCTCTCCCTGGACGCCATGGAG GAATTTTTGAACCGAAGGAAAATGACAGAGTTTGGCAACCTGGCGCTCATCGACCAAGACGCGGCGGAGGAGGCTGGGGTCGCCATCCCGCTGCCGGGTGTAAAGAAGG GTGACATGAGCTCTCGCCACTTCAAACCCGAGATCAGGGTGACTTCGCTCCGCTTCTCTCCCACCG GGCGCTGCTGGGCGGCCACCACCACCGAGGGGCTCCTCATCTACTCCCTCGACGCCCGGATGCTCTTTGACCCGTTTGAGCTGGACACCAGTGTCACCCCCGCACGCGTCCGGGCGGCGCTGCGCCAGCGGGACTTCACCCGGGCGATTCTGATGGCCTTCCGGCTCAACGAGAGGAAGCTGCTGCAGGAGGCCCTGGAGTCGGTGCCCTGGGACGAGG TCGAGGTCGTCAGCTCCTCCCTGCCGGACCTGTACGTGGAGAAGGTGCTGGAGTTTCTGGCTTCGTCCCTGGAGGTGTCGCACCATCTGGAGTTCTACCTCGTGTGGGCGCAGAAGCTGCTCATGGCGCACGGGCAGAAGCTCAAGGCCAG GGCGGGGACGCTGCTGCCGGCGGTTCAGTTCCTCCAGAAGAGCATCCAGCGCCACTTCGACGGCCTCTCCAAGCT GTGCGACTGGAACCGCTATAGCCTCCGGTTCGCGCTGGCCGTCTCCCAGCAGCGGGGCCTGAAACGCGCCTCGGAAGCGCCGGGCAGCGAAGAGGAAGCGGACGGGTCTGACGAGGACGACGAGAGCCTGCACCTGctcggggcggggcctggggacGCCGACGGGCTGCGCCCATAG
- the PWP2 gene encoding periodic tryptophan protein 2 homolog isoform X1 yields MCLGCLPPSQLFSCTWVGFSPPLWRFPLTRGPSPTSAGARVPWGLGSLLCAQLGHRGTQEVPPGVTGGTLGMVRARAGALLLHHLLDQRPHVALFRELYLVCVETALFSRQFSNLLGTVYRCGNLNFTCDGNSLISPVGNRVTVFDLKNNKSDTLPLATRYNIKCVGLSPDGRLAIIVDEGGDALLVSLVCRSVLHHFHFKGAVHSVAFSPDGRKFVVTKGNGAQLYHAPGRRREFNAFVLDKTYFGPYDETTCIDWTDDSKCFVVGSKDMSTWVFGAERWDNLIYYALGGHRDAIVACFFEADSLDVYTLSQDGALCVWQCDTPPAGLRLKAPSGWRADLQRREGDEDEEDNEEEERAVRGKAAPAAEEQQGKVRYSRLAKYFFNKEGDFNNLTAAAYHKKVHLLVTGFASGMFHLHELPEFNLIHSLSISDQRVASVAINSSGDWIAFGCSGLGQLLVWEWQSESYVLKQQGHFNSMVSLAYSPDGQYIVTGGDDGKVKVWNTLSGFCFITFTEHSSGVTGVTFTATGYVIVTSSMDGTVRAFDLHRYRNFRTFTSPRPTQFSCVAVDTSGEVVAAGAQDSFEIFIWSMQTGRLLDVLSGHEGPISGLCFNPTKSVLASASWDRTVRLWDMADSWRTTETLALTSDALAVTFRPDGAELAVATLNSQITFWDPENAVQTGSIEGRHDLKSGRKELDKITAKHSAKGKAFTALCYSADGQSVLAGGRSKFVCIYHVREQILRKRFEISGNLSLDAMEEFLNRRKMTEFGNLALIDQDAAEEAGVAIPLPGVKKGDMSSRHFKPEIRVTSLRFSPTGRCWAATTTEGLLIYSLDARMLFDPFELDTSVTPARVRAALRQRDFTRAILMAFRLNERKLLQEALESVPWDEVEVVSSSLPDLYVEKVLEFLASSLEVSHHLEFYLVWAQKLLMAHGQKLKARAGTLLPAVQFLQKSIQRHFDGLSKLCDWNRYSLRFALAVSQQRGLKRASEAPGSEEEADGSDEDDESLHLLGAGPGDADGLRP; encoded by the exons ATGTGCTTGGGGTGCCTTCCACCGTCACAGCTTTTCTCATGCACTTGGGTCGGGTTCTCTCCACCCCTCTGGAGGTTTCCCCTCACTCGGGGCCCCTCACCCACCTCAGCGGGGGCTCGGGTTCCCTGGGGATTGGGCTCACTCCTCTGTGCTCAGCTGGGCCACAGAGGTACCCAGGAAGTGCCCCCGGGGGTGACTGGAGGGACCCTGGGGATGGTCAGAGCCCGGGCGGGGGCTCTGCTTCTGCACCACCTCCTTGACCAGAGGCCTCACGTAGCCCTTTTCCGGGAGTTGTATCTTGTGTGTGTTGAGACAGCTTTGTTCTCTCGCCAGTTTTCCAATTTGCTGGGGACGGTCTACCGGTGTGGAAACTTAAATTTTACGtgtgatgggaattccctcatcAGTCCCGTGGGAAATAGAGTCACTGTGTTTGACCTTAAAAA CAACAAGTCGGACACTCTGCCCCTGGCCACGCGGTACAACATCAAGTGTGTGGGCCTGTCGCCCGATGGCCGCCTGGCCATCATTGTCGATGAAG GGGGCGACGCGCTGCTGGTCAGCCTGGTCTGCAGATCCGTGCTCCACCACTTCCACTTCAAGGGCGCCGTGCACAGCGTCGCCTTCTCCCCCGACGGCAG GAAATTTGTGGTCACAAAAGGGAACGGCGCTCAGCTGTACCACGCCCCGGGGAGGCGGCGCGAGTTCAACGCCTTCGTCCTGGACAAAACTTACTTTGGGCCCTACGATGAGACCACGTGCATCGACTGGACGGACGACTCCAA GTGCTTCGTGGTCGGGAGCAAAGACATGTCCACGTGGGTGTTCGGGGCCGAGCGCTGGGACAACCTCATCTACTACGCGCTGGGAGGCCACAGGGACGCCATCGTGGCCTGCTTCTTCGAGGCCGACAGCCTGGAC GTGTACACGCTCAGCCAGGACGGGGCCCTGTGTGTGTGGCAGTGTGACACCCCCCCTGCGGGCCTGAGGCTGAAAGCCCCCTCGGGCTGGAGGGCGGACCTGCAGCGGAGGGAGGGGGACGAGGACGAGGAGGACAacgaggaggaggagagggccgTCCGCGGGAAGGCGGCGCCGGCCGCCGAGGAGCAGCAGGGGAAAGTCAGATACTCGCGGCTGGCCAA GTACTTTTTTAATAAAGAAGGCGATTTTAACAACCTGACGGCCGCAGCGTATCACAAGAAGGTCCATCTCTTGGTCACCGGTTTTGCTTCCGGAATGTTCCACCTTCACGAGCTCCCGGAGTTCAACCTCATCCACTCCCTGAG CATCTCGGACCAGAGGGTGGCGTCCGTGGCCATCAACAGCTCCGGGGACTGGATCGCCTTTGGGTGCTCAG GCCTGGGCCAGCTGCTGGTGTGGGAGTGGCAGAGCGAGTCCTACGTGCTCAAGCAGCAGGGCCACTTCAACAGCATGGTGTCCCTGGCCTACTCCCCCGATGGGCAGTACATCGTGACCGGCGGGGACGACGGCAAG GTCAAGGTGTGGAACACCCTCAGTGGCTTCTGCTTCATCACTTTCACCGAGCACTCGAGCGGCGTCACCGGCGTGACCTTCACCGCCACCGGCTACGTCATCGTGACCTCTTCTATGGACGGGACCGTGCGCGCCTTTGACCTTCACAG GTACCGGAACTTCCGCACCTTCACGTCCCCGCGCCCCACCCAGTTCTCCTGCGTGGCCGTGGACACCAGCGGGGAGGTGGTTGCTGCGGGCGCCCAGGACTCCTTCGAGATCTTCATCTGGTCCATGCAGACGGGCAGGCTCCTTGAC GTGCTCTCCGGCCACGAGGGGCCCATCAGTGGTCTTTGCTTTAACCCCACGAAGTCGGTGCTGGCCAGCGCCTCCTGGGACAGGACAGTGCGCCTGTGGGACATGGCGGACAGCTGGAGGACCACGGAGACGCTGGCCCTGACCTCCGACG CTCTGGCCGTGACCTTTCGCCCCGACGGCGCAGAGCTGGCTGTGGCCACCCTGAACTCGCAGATCACCTTCTGGGATCCCGAGAACGCCGTGCAGACGGGCTCCATCGAGGGCAGGCACGACCTCAAGTCGGGCAGGAAAGAGCTGGACAAGATCACTGCCAAGCACTCGGCCAAGGGAAA GGCCTTCACCGCGCTGTGCTACTCGGCAGACGGCCAGAGCGTCCTGGCAGGAGGGAGGTCCAAGTTCGTGTGCATCTACCACGTCAGGGAGCAGATTCTCAGGAAGAGGTTCGAGATCTCCGGCAACCTCTCCCTGGACGCCATGGAG GAATTTTTGAACCGAAGGAAAATGACAGAGTTTGGCAACCTGGCGCTCATCGACCAAGACGCGGCGGAGGAGGCTGGGGTCGCCATCCCGCTGCCGGGTGTAAAGAAGG GTGACATGAGCTCTCGCCACTTCAAACCCGAGATCAGGGTGACTTCGCTCCGCTTCTCTCCCACCG GGCGCTGCTGGGCGGCCACCACCACCGAGGGGCTCCTCATCTACTCCCTCGACGCCCGGATGCTCTTTGACCCGTTTGAGCTGGACACCAGTGTCACCCCCGCACGCGTCCGGGCGGCGCTGCGCCAGCGGGACTTCACCCGGGCGATTCTGATGGCCTTCCGGCTCAACGAGAGGAAGCTGCTGCAGGAGGCCCTGGAGTCGGTGCCCTGGGACGAGG TCGAGGTCGTCAGCTCCTCCCTGCCGGACCTGTACGTGGAGAAGGTGCTGGAGTTTCTGGCTTCGTCCCTGGAGGTGTCGCACCATCTGGAGTTCTACCTCGTGTGGGCGCAGAAGCTGCTCATGGCGCACGGGCAGAAGCTCAAGGCCAG GGCGGGGACGCTGCTGCCGGCGGTTCAGTTCCTCCAGAAGAGCATCCAGCGCCACTTCGACGGCCTCTCCAAGCT GTGCGACTGGAACCGCTATAGCCTCCGGTTCGCGCTGGCCGTCTCCCAGCAGCGGGGCCTGAAACGCGCCTCGGAAGCGCCGGGCAGCGAAGAGGAAGCGGACGGGTCTGACGAGGACGACGAGAGCCTGCACCTGctcggggcggggcctggggacGCCGACGGGCTGCGCCCATAG